The proteins below come from a single Plantactinospora sp. KBS50 genomic window:
- a CDS encoding ABC transporter permease, giving the protein MSDRPGRFAELTAHRLFWPVVVLVALIVANTVYRPGFLSIELNHGHLYGSLIDILRLSAPLILVALGMTLVISTGGIDLSVGSVCAISGAIACLYISRQPDQNSPTVVLTALVLALAAALVLGAWNGVLVAVIGIQPIIATLILMVAGRGIAQLVTEGQIITVNSQPYKAIGVGHLLTLPLAIFIALGVVLLVAAVTRRTALGMIIESVGGNARASRLAGIRSARITFLVYVISAACAAIAGFMMTANVSSADGNNAGLWVELDAILAVVIGGTSLAGGRFSLGGTIVGALLIQTLTTTVYAMNIAPQTSLLFKAIVVIIVCLIQAPAFRAKLARRRRARPAPPAPVADERKEQVPA; this is encoded by the coding sequence ATGAGTGACCGACCCGGCCGCTTCGCGGAGCTGACCGCACACCGGCTGTTCTGGCCGGTCGTCGTGCTGGTCGCGCTGATCGTCGCCAACACGGTCTACCGGCCCGGCTTCCTGTCCATCGAGCTCAACCACGGGCACCTGTACGGCAGCCTGATCGACATCCTGCGGCTGAGCGCGCCGCTGATCCTGGTTGCGCTCGGCATGACGCTTGTCATCTCGACCGGCGGCATCGACCTGTCGGTCGGCTCGGTCTGCGCGATCAGCGGCGCGATCGCCTGCCTCTACATCAGCCGGCAGCCCGACCAGAACAGCCCGACGGTGGTGCTCACCGCGCTGGTCCTGGCGCTGGCCGCGGCCCTGGTGCTGGGCGCCTGGAACGGCGTCCTGGTCGCCGTCATCGGGATCCAGCCGATCATCGCCACGCTGATCCTCATGGTGGCCGGGCGGGGCATCGCCCAGCTGGTCACCGAGGGACAGATCATCACGGTGAACTCCCAGCCGTACAAGGCGATCGGCGTGGGACACCTGCTCACCCTGCCGCTGGCGATCTTCATCGCGCTGGGCGTGGTGCTGCTGGTCGCCGCGGTGACCCGGCGGACCGCACTCGGCATGATCATCGAGTCGGTCGGCGGCAACGCGCGGGCGAGCCGGCTTGCCGGCATCCGGTCCGCGCGCATCACCTTCCTGGTGTACGTCATCAGCGCCGCCTGCGCGGCGATCGCCGGCTTCATGATGACCGCCAACGTCTCCAGCGCGGACGGCAACAACGCCGGGCTGTGGGTCGAACTCGACGCGATCCTGGCGGTCGTCATCGGCGGCACGTCGCTGGCCGGCGGCCGGTTCTCCCTCGGCGGCACCATCGTCGGCGCGCTGCTGATCCAGACGCTCACCACCACCGTGTACGCCATGAACATCGCGCCGCAGACGTCACTGCTGTTCAAGGCCATCGTGGTCATCATCGTGTGCCTCATCCAGGCGCCCGCCTTCCGCGCCAAGCTCGCGCGGCGCAGGCGGGCCAGACCCGCACCACCGGCCCCGGTGGCGGACGAACGGAAGGAACAGGTCCCGGCATGA
- the yjfF gene encoding galactofuranose ABC transporter, permease protein YjfF: MTTAALTAARTWARLPRRHIPVLTTLVLLLVLYGVGVSQYRAFSNVQVIFNVFIDNGFLLVVAVGMTFVILTGGIDLSVGSVVAMTAMVSASLLQHGLPAGLVLVIALLIGPTIGLLMGCVIQFFEIQPFIVTLAGMFFARGMCTLISGSSIPITDGFWTAMSQKRIGDPRGNFVSISVLIAFAVVAVAAYVLAYTRLGRSVYAIGGNAQSALLMGLPVARTRVLVYTISGLCSAIGGILLSFYTLSGAPLIAIGMELDVIAAVVIGGTVLTGGSGYIFGTVLGVLVLGVIQTLITFDGSLNSWWTKIVIGGLLFAFILLQRIIGIRYK; this comes from the coding sequence ATGACCACCGCAGCGCTCACCGCCGCCCGTACCTGGGCGCGCCTGCCGCGTCGGCACATCCCGGTGCTGACCACCCTGGTGTTGCTGCTCGTCCTCTACGGCGTCGGGGTCTCGCAGTACCGGGCGTTCTCCAATGTCCAGGTCATCTTCAACGTCTTCATCGACAACGGCTTCCTGCTGGTCGTCGCCGTCGGCATGACGTTCGTGATCCTCACCGGCGGGATCGACCTGTCGGTCGGCTCGGTGGTGGCGATGACCGCGATGGTGTCGGCGTCGCTGTTGCAGCACGGCCTGCCCGCGGGACTGGTCCTGGTCATCGCGCTGCTCATCGGGCCGACGATCGGCCTGCTGATGGGCTGCGTCATCCAGTTCTTCGAGATCCAACCGTTCATCGTCACCCTCGCCGGGATGTTCTTCGCCCGCGGCATGTGCACGCTGATCAGCGGATCGTCGATCCCGATCACCGACGGGTTCTGGACGGCCATGTCGCAGAAGCGGATCGGCGACCCGCGCGGCAACTTCGTCTCGATCAGCGTGCTCATCGCGTTCGCCGTGGTGGCCGTCGCCGCGTACGTCCTCGCGTACACCCGGCTCGGCCGCAGCGTGTACGCGATCGGCGGCAACGCCCAGTCGGCGCTGCTGATGGGCCTGCCGGTGGCGCGGACCCGGGTGCTGGTCTACACGATCAGCGGCCTGTGCTCGGCGATCGGCGGGATCCTGCTGTCCTTCTACACGCTCTCCGGCGCCCCGCTGATCGCCATCGGGATGGAACTGGACGTCATCGCGGCCGTGGTGATCGGAGGGACCGTGCTCACCGGCGGCTCGGGCTACATCTTCGGCACCGTTCTCGGCGTGCTGGTGCTGGGCGTCATCCAGACCCTCATCACGTTCGACGGGAGCCTCAACTCCTGGTGGACCAAGATCGTGATCGGAGGCCTGCTCTTCGCGTTCATCCTGCTCCAACGCATCATCGGGATCCGCTACAAGTGA
- the araA gene encoding L-arabinose isomerase, with amino-acid sequence MATHPDPEVWFLTGSQSLYGEDTLRQVADQSRQIATVLNDSPDIPARVVWKPVLTTSADILRVCREAAAQGAVGVIAWMHTFSPAKMWISGLDALQTPLLHLHTQANVLLPWDEIDMDFMNLNQAAHGDREFGFIQTRLGVARKTVAGHVSDPRVVTRVGAWTRAALGWSAMRSLRLARFGDNMRDVAVTEGDKVEAELRFGVSVNTYGVNDLVKVVDEVADAEVDALVKEYDDTYRVVTPLRPGGERHDSLRYAARLEIGLRTFLDAGGFRAFTTNFEDLGGLRQLPGIAVQRLMADGYGFGGEGDWKTSVLVRTMKAMAVGVSGGTSFMEDYTYDLTPGQELVLGAHMLEVCPSISAGVPNVEIHPLGIGGREDPVRLVFDAQPGPGVVLGLADMGERFRLVANEIEVVPPPQPLRSLPVARAVWRPQPDLPGSAEAWITAGAPHHTVLSQAVGVEELHDLAEMARTELVVIDAETRTRRFADELRWNQAYYRLARGF; translated from the coding sequence ATGGCAACGCACCCTGACCCCGAGGTCTGGTTCCTCACCGGCAGCCAGTCCCTCTACGGCGAGGACACCCTTCGCCAGGTGGCCGACCAGTCCCGTCAGATTGCGACGGTGCTGAACGACTCGCCGGACATCCCCGCCCGCGTCGTCTGGAAGCCGGTGCTGACCACCAGCGCCGACATCCTGCGGGTCTGTCGGGAAGCCGCGGCGCAGGGTGCGGTCGGGGTCATCGCGTGGATGCACACGTTCTCCCCCGCGAAGATGTGGATTTCCGGCCTGGACGCCCTGCAGACCCCGCTGCTGCACCTGCACACCCAGGCCAACGTCCTGCTCCCGTGGGACGAGATCGACATGGACTTCATGAACCTGAACCAGGCCGCGCACGGCGACCGCGAGTTCGGCTTCATCCAGACCCGGCTCGGGGTGGCCCGCAAGACCGTCGCCGGGCACGTCAGCGACCCGCGGGTGGTGACCCGGGTCGGCGCCTGGACCCGGGCGGCGCTGGGCTGGTCGGCCATGCGGTCGCTGCGGCTGGCGCGGTTCGGCGACAACATGCGGGACGTCGCCGTGACCGAGGGCGACAAGGTCGAGGCCGAGCTGCGGTTCGGCGTGTCGGTCAACACCTACGGGGTCAACGACCTGGTCAAGGTCGTCGACGAGGTGGCCGACGCCGAGGTGGACGCGCTGGTCAAGGAGTACGACGACACGTACCGCGTGGTGACGCCGCTGCGGCCCGGCGGCGAGCGGCACGACTCGCTGCGCTACGCGGCCCGGCTGGAGATCGGCCTGCGCACCTTCCTGGACGCCGGCGGGTTCCGGGCCTTCACCACGAACTTCGAGGACCTGGGCGGCCTGCGGCAACTGCCCGGCATCGCCGTGCAGCGGCTGATGGCCGACGGCTACGGCTTCGGCGGCGAGGGCGACTGGAAGACCTCCGTCCTGGTCCGGACGATGAAGGCGATGGCCGTCGGCGTCTCCGGCGGAACGTCCTTCATGGAGGACTACACCTACGACCTGACCCCCGGTCAGGAACTGGTGCTCGGCGCGCACATGCTGGAGGTCTGCCCGTCGATCTCCGCCGGCGTGCCGAACGTGGAGATCCACCCGCTGGGCATCGGCGGTCGGGAGGACCCGGTCCGGCTGGTCTTCGACGCGCAGCCCGGCCCCGGCGTGGTGCTCGGGCTGGCCGACATGGGGGAGCGGTTCCGGCTGGTGGCCAACGAGATCGAGGTGGTGCCGCCGCCGCAGCCGCTGCGCAGCCTGCCGGTGGCCCGCGCGGTGTGGCGGCCCCAGCCCGACCTGCCGGGTTCGGCCGAGGCGTGGATCACGGCTGGCGCACCCCACCACACCGTGCTGTCCCAGGCCGTCGGGGTGGAGGAACTGCACGACCTGGCCGAGATGGCGCGCACCGAACTGGTGGTCATCGACGCCGAGACCCGGACCCGCCGGTTCGCCGACGAGCTGCGCTGGAACCAGGCGTACTACCGGCTCGCCCGCGGATTCTGA
- a CDS encoding LacI family DNA-binding transcriptional regulator, with amino-acid sequence MTDVARLAGVSHQTVSRVLNGHPNVREQTRLRVQAAIAELGYRPNRAARTLVTGRSQVIGVVAQNTTLYGPASLLAALEQTAAEEGFAVSVGSVRNLDHRSISEVVERHLAHRVAGIVVIAPVESAGEALERLPQDVPLVTVDGDPRRPMPLVTVDQAAGAREATRHLLDAGHRTVWHVSGPSDWFDSAGRIEGWRDALLTAGADIPPLMPADWSASSGYRCGQVLARMPDVTAVFTANDHLALGVLRALHEYGRRVPEEISLVGFDDVPEAAFFLPPLTTIRPDFDAVAQASLSLLLAQIESGIGGPLRQTIAPTLVARESVAAPQR; translated from the coding sequence ATGACGGATGTGGCCCGACTCGCCGGCGTTTCCCATCAGACGGTGTCGCGGGTGCTCAACGGGCACCCCAACGTTCGCGAACAGACCCGGTTGCGGGTGCAGGCCGCCATCGCCGAACTCGGCTACCGGCCCAACCGGGCCGCCCGCACGCTGGTGACCGGCCGTTCCCAGGTGATCGGCGTGGTCGCCCAGAACACCACACTGTACGGTCCCGCGTCCCTGCTCGCCGCCCTGGAACAGACGGCCGCCGAGGAGGGCTTCGCGGTCAGCGTCGGCAGCGTGCGCAACCTCGACCACCGGTCGATCTCCGAGGTGGTCGAGCGGCACCTGGCCCACCGGGTCGCCGGCATCGTCGTGATCGCGCCGGTCGAGTCCGCCGGCGAGGCGTTGGAGCGCCTGCCCCAGGACGTCCCGCTGGTCACCGTCGACGGCGACCCCCGCCGACCGATGCCGCTGGTGACCGTCGACCAGGCCGCCGGCGCCCGTGAGGCCACCCGGCACCTGCTCGACGCCGGTCACCGCACGGTCTGGCACGTGTCCGGCCCCTCCGACTGGTTCGACAGCGCCGGGCGGATCGAGGGTTGGCGGGACGCGCTGCTGACGGCCGGTGCGGACATCCCGCCGCTGATGCCGGCGGACTGGTCCGCGTCCTCCGGCTACCGCTGCGGTCAGGTGCTGGCCCGGATGCCCGACGTGACCGCGGTGTTCACCGCCAACGACCACCTCGCGCTCGGCGTGCTCCGCGCGCTGCACGAGTACGGCCGGCGGGTGCCCGAGGAGATCAGCCTGGTGGGCTTCGACGACGTGCCGGAGGCCGCGTTCTTCCTGCCGCCGCTGACCACCATCCGGCCGGACTTCGACGCCGTCGCGCAGGCGAGCCTCAGCCTGCTGCTGGCCCAGATCGAGTCCGGCATCGGCGGCCCGCTCCGGCAGACGATCGCGCCGACGCTGGTGGCCCGGGAGAGCGTGGCCGCGCCCCAGCGCTGA
- a CDS encoding GNAT family N-acetyltransferase yields MPRPAATIRAARPADTAALVDLVESAYRGQRSRAGWTHEADLLAGQRADAAMVGDAVDHPDGVVLVAEDDSGIVGCCQLERRDDHAYFGMFAVSPGRQGGGLGRVLLAEAERYARDEWGSAELRMTVIAQRADLIAWYERRGYARTGETAPFPYGDERFGLPLRPDLVFETLARKLG; encoded by the coding sequence ATGCCCCGACCCGCCGCCACCATCCGGGCCGCCCGGCCCGCGGACACCGCCGCGCTCGTCGACCTGGTCGAATCCGCGTACCGCGGGCAGCGCAGCCGGGCCGGCTGGACCCATGAGGCGGACCTGCTGGCCGGCCAGCGCGCCGACGCGGCGATGGTCGGCGACGCGGTCGACCATCCGGACGGCGTCGTGCTGGTCGCCGAGGACGACAGCGGGATCGTCGGCTGCTGCCAACTGGAACGCCGCGACGACCACGCCTACTTCGGCATGTTCGCGGTCTCGCCCGGCCGCCAGGGCGGCGGGCTGGGCCGGGTGCTGCTGGCCGAGGCCGAGCGGTACGCCCGCGACGAATGGGGCAGCGCCGAACTGCGGATGACGGTCATCGCGCAGCGCGCGGACCTGATCGCCTGGTACGAGCGCCGGGGCTACGCCCGCACCGGCGAGACGGCGCCGTTCCCCTACGGCGACGAGCGGTTCGGGCTGCCCTTGCGGCCGGACCTGGTGTTCGAGACCCTGGCCAGGAAGCTCGGCTGA
- a CDS encoding sialidase family protein has product MTGVRILVGTRKGAFTLTSDGTRDEWKVDGPHFGGWEIYHLNGSPADPDRLYASQSSGWFGQLIQRSDDGGRTWSAVGNDFTYAGEVGEHLWYDGTPRPWEFKRIWHLEPSRDDPDTVYAGAEDAALYVTRDGGQKWQELTALRRHPTGPGWQPGAGGMCLHTIILDPVHPDRIYLAISAAGAFRSDDAGASWLPINKGLRSGEIPDEDSEVGHCVHHITQHPSRPDTLFMQKHWDVMRSDDAGANWREVSGNLPSDFGFPIAVHPHEPETIYVVPIKSDSEHYPPEGKLRVYRSRTGGDEWEPLVDGLPQANCYVNVLRDAMAVDTLDPAGIYFGTTGGQVYRSADGGDTWAPIVRDLPAVLSVEAQVLP; this is encoded by the coding sequence ATGACCGGCGTACGGATACTCGTGGGCACCCGCAAGGGCGCCTTCACCCTGACCTCGGACGGCACCCGCGACGAGTGGAAGGTCGACGGGCCGCACTTCGGCGGCTGGGAGATCTACCATCTCAACGGATCGCCGGCCGACCCCGACCGGCTGTACGCGTCGCAGTCCAGCGGCTGGTTCGGACAGTTGATCCAGCGTTCCGACGACGGCGGCCGGACCTGGTCCGCGGTCGGCAACGACTTCACCTACGCCGGTGAGGTCGGCGAGCACCTGTGGTACGACGGCACCCCGCGGCCGTGGGAGTTCAAGCGCATCTGGCACCTGGAGCCGTCCCGTGACGACCCCGACACGGTGTACGCGGGCGCCGAGGACGCGGCCCTGTACGTCACCCGCGACGGTGGGCAGAAGTGGCAGGAGCTGACCGCGCTGCGCCGGCACCCGACCGGTCCGGGCTGGCAGCCCGGCGCCGGCGGCATGTGTCTGCACACGATCATCCTGGACCCGGTGCACCCGGACCGGATCTATCTGGCGATCTCGGCGGCGGGCGCGTTCCGCAGCGACGACGCCGGGGCGAGCTGGCTGCCGATCAACAAGGGTCTGCGGTCCGGGGAGATCCCGGACGAGGACTCCGAGGTCGGCCACTGCGTGCACCACATCACCCAGCATCCGTCCCGGCCGGACACGCTGTTCATGCAGAAGCACTGGGACGTGATGCGCAGCGACGACGCCGGCGCGAACTGGCGGGAGGTCAGCGGCAACCTGCCGTCGGACTTCGGTTTCCCGATCGCGGTGCACCCGCACGAGCCGGAGACCATCTACGTGGTGCCGATCAAGAGCGACTCGGAGCACTACCCGCCGGAGGGCAAGCTGCGCGTCTACCGCAGCCGGACCGGCGGCGACGAGTGGGAGCCGCTGGTCGACGGGCTGCCGCAGGCCAACTGCTACGTCAACGTGCTGCGGGACGCCATGGCGGTGGACACCCTTGACCCGGCCGGCATCTACTTCGGCACCACCGGTGGCCAGGTGTACCGCTCGGCCGACGGCGGCGACACCTGGGCGCCGATCGTCCGGGACCTGCCGGCGGTGCTCTCGGTCGAGGCCCAGGTGTTGCCGTGA
- a CDS encoding MoaD/ThiS family protein, with the protein MIRVILPAHLKNLAKVSGEVRLEVPAPTAAGPVTQRLVLDALESRFPVLVGTIRERDTGRRRALVRFYACEEDLSNAPPDEPLPERVAAGAEPFIILGAMAGG; encoded by the coding sequence GTGATCCGGGTGATCCTGCCGGCCCACCTGAAGAACCTGGCCAAGGTCAGCGGCGAGGTCCGGCTGGAGGTGCCCGCACCGACCGCGGCCGGTCCGGTCACCCAGCGCCTGGTGCTGGACGCCCTTGAGTCGCGCTTCCCGGTGCTGGTCGGCACGATCCGGGAGCGCGACACCGGTCGGCGGCGGGCGCTCGTGCGCTTCTACGCCTGCGAGGAGGACCTGTCCAACGCTCCACCGGACGAGCCGCTGCCGGAGCGGGTGGCCGCCGGTGCCGAGCCGTTCATCATCCTCGGCGCGATGGCGGGGGGATGA
- a CDS encoding MBL fold metallo-hydrolase, translating to MRQLTVLGGCGAYPEPGRACSGFLLEWDGFRLVLDLGYATLPRLLTHCPDAAVDAVVITHEHPDHCIDLHGLFRIHLYGPARGRRIPLYCTPGVPSRLAALEPDVDLDAVFDIHQLPGSYQVGPFTLTGVLLPHYVPDAGIRLETDGFALAYTGDTGPHQRLAQLGRDVDLFIVEATDRAGETRQSQRNLLTSSEAGRWAARAGARRLMLTHFWPGNDRRTAVESARAGFDAEVLTAEEDLVIPLDAT from the coding sequence ATGCGACAGCTCACAGTTCTGGGAGGTTGCGGCGCCTACCCGGAGCCGGGCCGGGCCTGCAGCGGCTTCCTGCTCGAATGGGACGGGTTCCGCCTGGTGCTCGACCTCGGCTACGCGACCCTGCCACGTCTGCTCACCCACTGCCCGGACGCTGCCGTGGACGCGGTGGTCATCACCCACGAGCACCCCGACCACTGCATCGACCTGCACGGACTGTTCCGGATCCACCTCTACGGGCCGGCCCGTGGCCGCCGGATTCCGCTGTACTGCACCCCGGGCGTGCCGTCCCGGCTCGCCGCCCTGGAACCCGACGTGGACCTGGACGCGGTGTTCGACATCCACCAACTGCCCGGAAGTTACCAGGTCGGCCCGTTCACCCTGACTGGCGTTCTGCTTCCGCATTACGTGCCCGATGCCGGCATCCGGCTGGAGACCGACGGATTCGCGCTCGCCTACACCGGCGACACCGGCCCGCACCAGCGCCTGGCCCAGTTGGGCAGGGACGTCGACCTGTTCATCGTCGAGGCCACCGACCGCGCCGGGGAAACCCGGCAATCCCAGCGTAACCTCCTCACCTCCTCCGAGGCCGGACGATGGGCGGCCCGGGCGGGCGCACGCCGCCTGATGCTCACTCACTTCTGGCCGGGCAACGACAGGAGGACCGCCGTCGAGTCGGCACGCGCCGGCTTCGACGCAGAAGTGCTCACCGCGGAAGAGGACCTGGTCATCCCACTCGACGCCACCTGA
- a CDS encoding dihydrofolate reductase family protein, translated as MGLLIFSHNLTLDGCVDHQEGIADDETRAFFTRLMDECGAMLWGRVTYELMEGYWPAVARGDEKVPPAMREWAVKLGAKPKYVVSSTRRDFPWANSHHIAGDLREGVQKLKDATPAGVLLGSGKLATELDRLDLIDEYKLLLQPRIAGHGPTLYQGWRRGARVLELLSAVPLRNGVVAMHYRRPR; from the coding sequence ATGGGCCTGCTCATCTTCAGCCACAACCTCACCCTGGACGGTTGCGTCGACCACCAGGAGGGGATCGCCGATGACGAGACGCGCGCATTCTTCACCCGTCTCATGGACGAGTGCGGGGCAATGCTGTGGGGCCGGGTCACCTACGAGCTGATGGAGGGCTACTGGCCGGCCGTTGCCCGCGGCGACGAGAAGGTGCCGCCGGCCATGCGCGAGTGGGCGGTCAAGCTGGGGGCCAAACCGAAGTACGTGGTGTCCTCGACGCGCAGGGACTTCCCGTGGGCCAACAGCCACCACATCGCCGGTGATCTGCGCGAGGGTGTGCAGAAGCTCAAGGACGCGACCCCGGCCGGGGTTCTCCTTGGAAGCGGCAAGCTCGCCACCGAGCTCGACCGGCTGGACCTGATCGACGAGTACAAGCTGCTCCTCCAACCCAGGATCGCCGGCCACGGTCCCACGCTGTACCAGGGCTGGCGGCGCGGCGCGCGGGTGCTGGAGTTGCTTTCGGCGGTCCCGCTGCGCAACGGCGTGGTGGCCATGCACTACCGCCGCCCGCGCTGA
- a CDS encoding alpha-L-arabinofuranosidase B, translating into MAALVAGALVNGGVSQAATSQPCDIYASGGTPCVAAHSTTRALYGSYTGYLYQVRRASDNTYRSITPLTAGGVADASIQDSFCANTTCLITRIYDQSGRGNDLTQAPPGGFSGPEANGYDNLAGANVAPVTVGGHKAYGVFVSPGTGYRNNSTNGIATGDQPEGMYAIFDGTHYNNGCCFDYGNAETNSRDNGNGTMEAIYFGNITAWGYGTGNGPWIMADLENGLFSGVNTRYNANDPTVTHRFLTAIIKGEPNHWAIRGGNAQSGGLSTYYNGVRPNASGYNPMKKEGAIILGIGGDNSVSGAGTFYEGVMTSGYPTDATENAVQANITAAGYATTSITSGPAVNVGSSVSLRATTACCTTRYISHSGSTVSTAVVTSSSSSTAKAQASFVARAGLANSACRSFESRDTPGSYLRHYNFQLTLNANDGSAIFAQDATFCPQTGFNGQGNTFRSYNYPTRNIRHYNNNVYIASNGGVHDYDASSVWGDDVSWVVSAGWA; encoded by the coding sequence GTGGCGGCGCTCGTCGCCGGCGCGCTCGTCAACGGCGGCGTGTCACAGGCCGCCACCTCCCAGCCCTGCGACATCTACGCGTCCGGTGGCACCCCGTGTGTGGCCGCGCACAGCACCACCCGGGCGCTGTACGGCTCCTACACCGGCTACCTGTACCAGGTCCGTCGGGCCTCGGACAACACGTACCGCAGCATCACCCCGCTGACCGCCGGCGGGGTGGCCGACGCGTCCATCCAGGACTCGTTCTGCGCGAACACCACCTGCCTGATCACCCGCATCTACGACCAGAGCGGCCGGGGCAACGACCTGACCCAGGCCCCGCCCGGCGGGTTCAGCGGCCCCGAGGCGAACGGTTACGACAACCTCGCCGGCGCGAACGTGGCACCGGTCACCGTGGGCGGCCACAAGGCGTACGGCGTCTTCGTCTCGCCGGGCACCGGCTACCGCAACAACTCCACCAACGGGATCGCCACCGGCGACCAGCCCGAGGGCATGTACGCGATCTTCGACGGCACGCACTACAACAACGGCTGCTGCTTCGACTACGGCAACGCCGAGACCAACAGCCGGGACAACGGCAACGGCACCATGGAGGCCATCTACTTCGGCAACATCACGGCCTGGGGGTACGGCACCGGCAACGGGCCGTGGATCATGGCCGACCTGGAGAACGGCCTCTTCTCCGGCGTCAACACGCGCTACAACGCCAACGACCCGACGGTCACCCACCGGTTCCTCACGGCGATCATCAAGGGCGAGCCGAACCACTGGGCCATCCGCGGCGGCAACGCCCAGTCCGGCGGGCTGTCGACGTACTACAACGGGGTCCGGCCGAACGCCTCGGGCTACAACCCGATGAAGAAGGAAGGCGCCATCATCCTGGGCATCGGCGGCGACAACAGCGTCAGCGGGGCCGGCACCTTCTACGAGGGCGTGATGACCTCCGGATATCCGACCGACGCCACCGAGAACGCGGTCCAGGCCAACATCACCGCCGCCGGCTACGCCACGACCTCGATCACCAGCGGCCCGGCGGTGAACGTCGGATCCTCGGTCTCGCTGCGGGCCACCACCGCCTGCTGCACGACCCGGTACATCTCGCACTCCGGCTCCACCGTCTCCACCGCCGTGGTCACCTCGTCGAGTTCCTCGACCGCGAAGGCGCAGGCAAGCTTCGTGGCACGGGCCGGGCTGGCCAACAGCGCGTGCCGGTCGTTCGAGTCGCGCGACACCCCCGGCAGCTACCTGCGGCACTACAACTTCCAACTGACCCTGAACGCCAACGACGGCAGCGCGATCTTCGCCCAGGACGCGACGTTCTGCCCGCAGACCGGCTTCAACGGCCAGGGCAACACGTTCCGGTCGTACAACTACCCGACCAGGAACATCCGGCACTACAACAACAACGTCTACATCGCCAGCAACGGCGGCGTGCACGACTACGACGCCAGTTCGGTGTGGGGTGACGACGTGAGCTGGGTGGTCAGCGCCGGCTGGGCCTGA